A section of the Saccharopolyspora gregorii genome encodes:
- a CDS encoding acetyl-CoA C-acetyltransferase, whose protein sequence is MPEAYVVEALRTPVGRRGGGLSAVHPNDLGARVLAALLERTGVDPAAVDDVILGCVDQMGAQAGNVARNAWLSAGLPETVPATTIDRQCGSSQQTIHFAAQAVMSGTQDLVVAGGVEVMSLVPLAGPAVVGQREGMGFPYGGEGWTHRYGDQEISQFRGAELIAQEWSISREDMERLAFDSHQRAIAATADGLFAEEIVQVGDVVADEGPRPDGSLEKMAGLKPLREGGRLTPAVSSQISDGASAMLIASEKAVEVHGLTPLARIHTMAVVGSDPVFMLTGPIPATEAVLAKAGLTIDEIDLFEVNEAFASVVLAWLKESGAPWAKTNVLGGAIALGHPLGATGGRLMTTLIHHLRRTGGRYGLQTMCEGGGMANATVVERI, encoded by the coding sequence ATGCCCGAGGCCTACGTCGTCGAAGCTCTTCGAACGCCGGTCGGACGTCGTGGCGGCGGGCTCAGCGCCGTCCACCCGAACGATCTCGGCGCACGCGTCCTCGCCGCGTTGCTGGAGAGGACCGGCGTCGATCCGGCGGCGGTCGATGACGTGATCTTGGGGTGCGTCGACCAGATGGGTGCGCAGGCCGGGAACGTCGCCCGCAACGCGTGGCTGAGCGCCGGGCTGCCGGAGACGGTCCCCGCGACCACGATCGACCGTCAGTGCGGGTCGTCCCAGCAGACGATCCACTTCGCGGCGCAGGCCGTGATGTCCGGGACCCAGGACCTCGTCGTCGCCGGTGGTGTCGAGGTGATGTCGCTGGTGCCGCTCGCCGGTCCGGCCGTCGTCGGCCAACGAGAGGGAATGGGGTTCCCCTACGGCGGTGAGGGTTGGACGCATCGATACGGAGATCAGGAAATCTCCCAGTTCCGCGGCGCGGAGCTCATCGCGCAGGAGTGGAGCATCTCCCGCGAGGACATGGAGCGGCTGGCCTTCGACAGCCACCAGCGCGCCATCGCGGCCACCGCTGACGGTCTTTTCGCCGAAGAAATCGTGCAGGTCGGTGATGTCGTCGCTGACGAAGGGCCGCGTCCGGACGGTTCGCTGGAGAAGATGGCCGGCCTGAAGCCCCTCCGCGAGGGCGGCCGGCTCACACCTGCCGTGTCGAGCCAGATCTCCGATGGCGCGTCCGCGATGCTGATCGCGTCCGAGAAGGCGGTCGAGGTTCACGGACTCACACCGCTGGCGAGGATTCACACCATGGCGGTCGTGGGGTCCGACCCGGTGTTCATGCTCACGGGCCCGATCCCCGCGACGGAGGCGGTCCTGGCCAAGGCCGGCCTCACGATCGACGAGATCGACCTGTTCGAGGTGAACGAGGCGTTCGCTTCGGTGGTCCTGGCCTGGCTGAAGGAATCCGGGGCTCCTTGGGCGAAGACGAACGTGCTCGGCGGGGCCATCGCGCTGGGCCATCCGCTCGGCGCGACCGGGGGACGGCTCATGACCACCCTGATCCACCACCTCCGCCGGACCGGCGGGCGGTACGGCCTCCAGACCATGTGCGAGGGCGGCGGCATGGCGAACGCGACAGTCGTCGAACGCATCTGA
- a CDS encoding SDR family NAD(P)-dependent oxidoreductase codes for MTRRLDGSTALVTGATGGLGVPIVRRLVAEGARVVITDVDACACERLAAELGTGAAAHALDVTEQQRWHEVTAAVEAEHGGLDVLVNNAGIGSLATVEDETVERWEQVIDIDQRGTWLGMKHCGPLIERSGGGSIVNIASILGAGGGLANSFGYAAAKGAVRSMTANAALHWAERGVRVNAVVPGFIGTAQLHERFDGSERHRAMLANTPMGRLGRPEEVAAAVAHLASDDAGYTTGSELYVDGGWTAR; via the coding sequence GTGACCAGGCGACTCGACGGCAGCACAGCACTCGTCACCGGCGCCACCGGTGGACTCGGCGTACCCATCGTCCGCCGACTCGTAGCAGAAGGAGCGCGGGTGGTCATCACGGATGTCGACGCCTGCGCGTGCGAACGGCTGGCCGCCGAGCTCGGCACCGGCGCGGCGGCCCACGCGCTCGACGTCACCGAACAACAGCGTTGGCACGAGGTGACGGCGGCGGTGGAAGCCGAGCACGGGGGCCTGGACGTGCTGGTCAACAACGCCGGCATCGGCAGCCTGGCCACCGTCGAGGACGAGACGGTCGAGCGCTGGGAGCAGGTGATCGACATCGACCAGCGGGGCACCTGGCTCGGCATGAAGCATTGCGGGCCGCTGATCGAGCGCAGTGGCGGAGGGTCGATCGTCAACATCGCGTCGATCCTCGGTGCGGGTGGCGGCTTGGCCAACAGCTTCGGCTACGCCGCCGCGAAGGGCGCCGTGCGCTCGATGACCGCGAACGCCGCTCTGCACTGGGCCGAGCGCGGCGTCCGCGTCAACGCGGTGGTGCCCGGGTTCATCGGCACCGCCCAGCTGCACGAGCGTTTCGACGGCAGCGAACGGCACCGCGCCATGCTCGCCAACACCCCGATGGGCAGGTTGGGACGACCGGAGGAGGTCGCCGCCGCAGTCGCCCACCTGGCCAGCGACGACGCCGGCTACACGACCGGTTCGGAGCTGTACGTCGACGGCGGCTGGACCGCCAGGTAG
- a CDS encoding class I adenylate-forming enzyme family protein, whose amino-acid sequence MRELVAELESRAATTLAGGDAVIAADVDGEHSLRELLRAAEELSSAVRDVAGPQATILVQADNSWRTVVAALAAGKLDGTLGLLSHHATRAEYDAACEDIDPAVVIASPECLGEWLPDSEGPQVLDGWGSRTRAASPGPRWSGGVVIGLTSGSTGRPKGVVQSEAALRYAGRSTIDAVGLASGDSVAALVPLSSAAAFCFGLYLPLMLGGRIVFLDRWHPPTALRLMAEHGVRWTMCVPTMALQLASAVEGDRPLRDVRAMTIGGGPMEAAALARAEGRLGTRILRVFGMSECLGHTSPRMDDPDETRLGTDGRPFPGTELRVVDLDGVPVAAGEVGRAQVRGPSLFLGYARNGTVEAPEVTPDGFFPTGDLMSVRADGVVSVRGREKSVIIRGGRNIDIVEVETALASHPAIEQLCVVPVPDELLGERVAALVVTQDAGFDLDAATAHLDQRGLMKAKWPEYLFRVDELPLNRVGKLSRADAARTARELSERSAI is encoded by the coding sequence ATGCGGGAACTGGTGGCCGAACTCGAGTCCAGAGCAGCTACGACGCTGGCGGGCGGCGATGCGGTCATCGCGGCCGACGTCGACGGCGAGCATTCGCTGCGCGAGTTGCTGCGCGCCGCCGAGGAACTGTCGAGCGCGGTGCGCGACGTGGCCGGACCGCAGGCGACGATCTTGGTGCAGGCGGACAACTCCTGGCGGACCGTGGTCGCCGCCCTCGCCGCGGGCAAGCTGGACGGCACGCTCGGTCTGCTCAGCCACCACGCCACTCGCGCCGAGTACGACGCCGCGTGCGAGGACATCGACCCGGCCGTGGTGATCGCCTCGCCGGAATGCCTCGGCGAGTGGTTACCGGACTCCGAGGGCCCGCAGGTGCTCGACGGGTGGGGCAGCCGGACGCGGGCGGCTAGTCCGGGCCCGCGCTGGAGCGGTGGTGTGGTGATCGGCCTGACCTCCGGGTCGACCGGCCGCCCCAAGGGCGTGGTGCAGTCCGAAGCGGCGCTGCGCTACGCCGGGCGGAGCACCATCGACGCGGTCGGCCTCGCTTCCGGTGATTCCGTCGCGGCGCTGGTTCCGCTGTCGTCGGCGGCGGCGTTCTGCTTCGGCCTGTACCTGCCGCTCATGCTCGGCGGCCGGATCGTGTTCCTGGACCGGTGGCATCCGCCGACCGCGCTGCGGCTGATGGCCGAGCACGGCGTCCGCTGGACGATGTGCGTACCGACGATGGCCCTGCAGCTGGCGAGCGCCGTGGAGGGCGACCGGCCGCTGCGCGACGTGCGGGCCATGACGATCGGTGGCGGGCCGATGGAGGCGGCGGCGCTGGCGCGCGCGGAGGGACGTCTCGGCACGCGGATCCTGCGCGTGTTCGGCATGTCCGAGTGCCTGGGGCACACGTCGCCGCGAATGGACGACCCCGACGAGACGCGCCTGGGCACGGATGGCCGACCGTTTCCCGGCACGGAGCTGCGCGTGGTCGACCTGGATGGTGTGCCGGTTGCGGCGGGCGAGGTCGGGCGGGCGCAGGTGCGCGGCCCATCGCTGTTCCTCGGGTACGCCCGCAACGGAACCGTCGAAGCGCCCGAGGTGACCCCGGACGGCTTCTTCCCGACCGGCGACCTGATGTCGGTGCGGGCCGACGGCGTGGTGTCGGTGCGGGGCAGGGAGAAGAGCGTGATCATCCGCGGTGGTCGGAACATCGACATCGTCGAGGTCGAGACGGCCCTCGCCTCGCACCCCGCCATCGAGCAGCTGTGCGTCGTGCCGGTGCCGGACGAGCTCCTGGGCGAGCGGGTCGCGGCGCTGGTCGTGACGCAGGACGCCGGCTTCGACCTCGACGCCGCGACGGCGCATCTGGACCAGCGCGGGTTGATGAAGGCCAAGTGGCCCGAGTACCTGTTCCGCGTGGACGAGCTGCCGCTGAACCGGGTCGGCAAGCTGTCCCGCGCGGATGCCGCGCGCACGGCCCGTGAGCTCAGCGAGCGCAGCGCCATCTGA
- a CDS encoding EthD family reductase — MFNLALLASRPPEWTHEQFIEWWRGEHAEVTYPLPGLRAWRHTAITSAMEPRSEGWDGLSVLSFDSEEAARAALASAEWDAAIRHVGRMRGKRIAVLGEEREMFSG, encoded by the coding sequence ATGTTCAATCTGGCTCTGCTGGCCTCCCGTCCCCCGGAGTGGACCCATGAGCAGTTCATCGAGTGGTGGCGAGGCGAACACGCTGAGGTGACGTACCCGCTGCCGGGTCTGCGGGCGTGGCGGCACACCGCCATCACCAGCGCGATGGAGCCGCGATCGGAGGGTTGGGACGGGCTGTCCGTGCTGAGCTTCGATTCCGAAGAGGCGGCACGCGCGGCGTTGGCCAGCGCGGAGTGGGACGCGGCGATCCGCCACGTCGGGCGCATGCGGGGCAAGCGCATCGCGGTGCTCGGCGAAGAGCGGGAAATGTTCTCGGGCTGA